AAACAAAATTTTTGGAGCAATTTTTGGCAAATCGTGTATAATTGGATTTAGCGGAAAATTACATAACAAATGAACAGGTGTCTTTTATAACAAGACTTAATAGGGAAGTTGGTGAAAATCCAACGCGGTCCCGCCACTGTAAATGGGAGCAAGCTGCAAATGCCACTGTACAAATGTATGGGAAGGCGCAGCGAGCATTGACCATGAGCCAGGAGACCTGCCTGTCCATTGCACCAGCAAACCTACGAGGATAGGGAGGTGCCGACAGGCTCTATGTCTTTTATGACGATAAAAACATTTGCTTACTCGGACATCTCCCCTTCAGGTGGAGATGTTTTTTTATTTATTGGCTCTGTTAAAGCCAAATGTTGTTTTTAAGCCCTGTTGATTGTAGTGGAAGGCGAAGCGCCTGGAACGAAAATCAACCAAGCAAAGCTTATTAGGAAATTGGAGGAGAAGCGAATGAAGAAGTTATTGATGTTGATCATGGCTGCAGTTATGATCCTGGCAGGATGCGGCACGGAAGCACAGCCAGAAAAGAAGGAAAGCGAAAAAACCGCGCAGGAGCAGAAGACGGGATTCCCTGTCACGGTAAAAGATGCGCTTGATCAAGAAGTCGTTATTGAAGAAAAACCTGAAAAGATCATTTCCTTGATCCCAAGCAACACGGAAATCGTTTATGCACTTGATAGCGGAGACGCGATTGTCGGTGTCACCGATTTCGATAATTATCCAGAAGATGTTATGGCAAAAGAAAAAGTCGGCGGCATGGAGTTTAATATCGAAAAAATGATTTTCCTTAAGCCAGACCTTGTCCTGGCACCTGGATCAACAGCGGACACTGCGAAAGAGGGTCTTCAGCAGTTGAAGGATGCGGGAATAGCTGTTGTTGTCGTGAATGATGCGCAGTCATTTGAAGAGGTATATCGATCCATCGAGATGATTGGCCAGGCCATTGGCGAGACAGATAAGGCAGATGAACTTATTGAGAATATGAAAAACAGTTTTGCGGAACTGAAGAAGAAAGCAGAAGCAATCAAACCGGAAGAGCAGAAAACGGTATTTGTCGAGGTTTCACCAGCGCCGGAAATCTACACTGCCGGCAAGAGTACTTTCATCAATGAAATGCTTGAGTTGATCGGCGCTAAGAATGCTGCTGGCGATATGGATGGCTGGGCGAAGGTTGACCCGGAAGCCATTGTTGAGCGTAATCCGGATGTCATTGTGACAACCTATGGATATTATACTGAAAACGCAGCTGATCAGGTTCTTGCGCGGCAGGGCTGGAATAATGTAAAAGCGGTCAAGGACCAGCGGGTATATGATGTCCATTCCGATCTCGTTACCCGTTCAGGTCCAAGGCTCGCTGAAGGAGCAGAGGAGCTTGCGAAAGCCATTTACCCGGACGTTTTTAAATAAAATAGGAATTGCCTATCTATTTGCGGCAGCATTCTTGGTCATCTCGATGCTGCTGGGCATCTCCATCGGAACTGTTTCCATCCCTGTACCCGCTATTATTGAGATTATTGGTGCTGAGATTTTCCGCTTTCAGGGACAGGGAATCGATCCGATGTATGCAAGTATCGTCATGGAAATCAGGCTGCCGCGTGTATTGCTGGCAGGGCTTGTCGGCGCATCGCTGGCAATTGCCGGTGCTGCCTTCCAGGGCCTGCTGCGCAATCCGCTGGCAGACCCTTACACGCTTGGGATTTCATCAGGTGCCTCCATCGGGGCAGTTATCACGCTGTTCTTTGGCATTTCATTGCCGCTGATCGGTGCCTTCACCTTGCCGGTGTTGACCATTTTATTTGCCTTTGCCACCGTCTTGTTTGTGTTGTTTTTTGCCCGGAAAGTCGACAGGCTGCTCAGGGTGGAGACAATCATTTTGACCGGAATTATCTTAAGTTCATTTCTAGGTTCTTTCATTTCTTTGATGATCGCCCTCTCCGGAGAAGAACTGAGGCAAATCATCGGCTGGCTGCTGGGCAGCGTGTCAATGCGCGGCTGGGAATACATTAAAATTATTTTTCCTTTCTTTATAATCGGATTGGTGATATTGCTTGCCAATACAAGGGAATTGAATGCCATGTCTTTTGGTGAGGAGCGCGCCCAGCACCTGGGTGTCAATGTCGAGCGCCGCAAGCTTCTGATTTTGCTGTCCGGTTCACTTTTAACAGGTTCAGCGGTTGCGGTTTCAGGGACGATCGGCTTTGTCGGTCTCGTCATCCCGCATCTGACAAGGACAGTCTGGGGACCGGACCATCGCCACTTGCTGCCGCTTTCTGTCCTGATCGGCAGCGGCTTCCTGATTCTCGCAGACCTGATATCAAGAACGATCATCGCCCCTTCTGAATTGCCGATCGGCGTGATCACAGCATTAATCGGTGCTCCGGTTTTTGCGTTTATTTTAATGAAAAATCGCAGGGAAAGAAGTGCTGGCCGATGATCACAGTGAAGAATTTGACAGGCGGATATGCAGGCGGCGAGGTGCTGAAAGGAA
The window above is part of the Mesobacillus jeotgali genome. Proteins encoded here:
- a CDS encoding ABC transporter substrate-binding protein — encoded protein: MKKLLMLIMAAVMILAGCGTEAQPEKKESEKTAQEQKTGFPVTVKDALDQEVVIEEKPEKIISLIPSNTEIVYALDSGDAIVGVTDFDNYPEDVMAKEKVGGMEFNIEKMIFLKPDLVLAPGSTADTAKEGLQQLKDAGIAVVVVNDAQSFEEVYRSIEMIGQAIGETDKADELIENMKNSFAELKKKAEAIKPEEQKTVFVEVSPAPEIYTAGKSTFINEMLELIGAKNAAGDMDGWAKVDPEAIVERNPDVIVTTYGYYTENAADQVLARQGWNNVKAVKDQRVYDVHSDLVTRSGPRLAEGAEELAKAIYPDVFK
- a CDS encoding iron ABC transporter permease — protein: MRKPFTRTFLNKIGIAYLFAAAFLVISMLLGISIGTVSIPVPAIIEIIGAEIFRFQGQGIDPMYASIVMEIRLPRVLLAGLVGASLAIAGAAFQGLLRNPLADPYTLGISSGASIGAVITLFFGISLPLIGAFTLPVLTILFAFATVLFVLFFARKVDRLLRVETIILTGIILSSFLGSFISLMIALSGEELRQIIGWLLGSVSMRGWEYIKIIFPFFIIGLVILLANTRELNAMSFGEERAQHLGVNVERRKLLILLSGSLLTGSAVAVSGTIGFVGLVIPHLTRTVWGPDHRHLLPLSVLIGSGFLILADLISRTIIAPSELPIGVITALIGAPVFAFILMKNRRERSAGR